The Henckelia pumila isolate YLH828 unplaced genomic scaffold, ASM3356847v2 CTG_461:::fragment_3, whole genome shotgun sequence genome window below encodes:
- the LOC140872341 gene encoding sphinganine C4-monooxygenase 1-like gives MMIDVSDELLGTFVPIMVYWVYSGMYVIAGSVFEKYRLHPQKDEDDKNLVPKKEVVKGVLLQQALQAAVASLLYAITGSKFESAAAAGQTSSLVVVAVQFVVAMVVLDTWQYFMHRYMHHNKFLYRHIHSYHHRLVVPYGFGAFYNHPFEGLLMDTIGGVLAFLVSGMSPRASIFFFSFATLKTVDDHCGLWIPGNLFQLLFSNNSAYHDIHHHLYGNKYNFAQPFFVMWDRILGTYMPYSLETRTDGGFVARPVEECKEN, from the exons ATGATGATAGATGTGTCAGATGAATTGTTGGGGACATTTGTGCCCATAATGGTGTACTGGGTTTACTCGGGGATGTATGTAATAGCAGGATCAGTATTTGAAAAGTACAGGCTTCATCCCCAGAAAGATGAAGATGACAAGAATTTAGTGCCCAAGAAGGAAGTCGTCAAAGGGGTCCTCCTTCAGCAGGCTCTTCAGGCTGCTGTTGCATCACTTCTCTATGCT ATTACTGGAAGCAAGTTTGAATCTGCAGCAGCAGCTGGGCAAACTTCGTCCCTGGTGGTTGTTGCTGTACAATTCGTGGTTGCCATGGTGGTTTTGGATACATGGCAATACTTCATGCACCGCTACATGCACCACAACAAGTTCTTGTACCGCCATATTCATTCCTATCATCATCGTCTCGTCGTCCCATACGGATTCGGAGCTTTTTACAATCACCCATTCGAGGGACTATTGATGGACACCATAGGTGGGGTGTTGGCCTTCCTTGTTTCGGGCATGTCTCCCCGAGcttccatcttcttcttctcgTTTGCTACTCTAAAAACCGTTGACGACCACTGCGGACTATGGATACCGGGGAATCTTTTCCAGTTGTTGTTTAGCAATAACTCGGCGTATCATGATATTCATCATCATCTGTACGGGAACAAGTATAATTTTGCTCAGCCCTTCTTTGTGATGTGGGATAGGATTTTGGGTACTTACATGCCGTATTCGCTCGAGACGCGAACTGATGGGGGATTTGTAGCACGACCTGTTGAAGAATGCAAGGAAAATTGA
- the LOC140872339 gene encoding probable methyltransferase PMT2 — protein sequence MANKFNSGDGRTRSSVSIFIVAGLCCFFYLLGAWQRSGFGKGDSIALEMTKSGENCNIVPNLNFETRHAGEAGIIDDSDSKTTEYKPCHTRFTDYTPCQDQSRAMTFPRDDMIYRERHCPPQAEKLHCLIPAPEGYVTPFPWPKSRDYVPYANAPYKSLTVEKAIQNWIQYEGDVFRFPGGGTQFPQGADKYIDQLASVIPIADGTVRTALDTGCGVASWGAYLWKRNVIAMSFAPRDSHEAQVQFALERGVPAVIGVLGTIKTPYPSRAFDMAHCSRCLIPWGVNDGLYMKEVDRVLRPGGYWVLSGPPINWKINYKPWQRTKEDLEEEQRKIEEVAKLLCWEKKSEKGEIAIWQKTMDTDACRAEQENAGVTFCKSEDADDVWYKKMEPCVTPYTNANSDEASSGVLKPFPERLYAVPPRIASGSVSGVSVETYLEDNKQWKKHVSAYKRINKILDSGRYRNIMDMNAGLGGFAAALHSPKFWVMNVVPTIAKKNTLGVIYERGLIGIYHDWCEGFSTYPRTYDLIHANGLFSLYKDKCDYEDILLEMDRILRPEGAVILRDEVDVIVKVKKMIAGMKWDFKMMDHEDGPLVPEKILVAVKQYWVGNSTSTQ from the exons ATGGCAAACAAGTTTAATTCAGGTGATGGTAGAACTAGAAGTTCTGTGTCTATCTTTATAGTAGCTGGTCTGTGCTGTTTCTTCTACTTACTTGGAGCATGGCAGAGAAGTGGATTTGGAAAGGGAGATAGCATAGCCCTTGAGATGACCAAGAGTGGAGAGAACTGCAACATTGTTCCGAACCTCAATTTTGAAACCCGCCATGCTGGTGAAGCCGGGATTATTGATGATTCTGATTCTAAAACAACTGAGTATAAGCCATGCCACACTCGATTCACTGATTACACGCCCTGCCAAGACCAAAGTCGCGCAATGACTTTCCCTAGGGATGATATGATATATCGTGAAAGGCACTGCCCTCCTCAAGCAGAGAAGCTCCATTGCCTTATTCCAGCTCCCGAAGGATATGTAACCCCATTTCCATGGCCAAAAAGTCGTGATTATGTTCCTTATGCCAATGCTCCATACAAGAGCTTGACTGTTGAGAAGGCTATTCAGAACTGGATCCAGTATGAGGGAGATGTGTTTAGGTTCCCTGGTGGAGGAACGCAATTTCCTCAGGGGGCCGACAAGTATATTGACCAGCTGGCTTCAGTTATACCAATAGCTGATGGAACTGTAAGGACAGCATTGGATACTGGATGTGGG GTTGCTAGTTGGGGGGCTTATCTCTGGAAAAGAAATGTTATTGCAATGTCGTTTGCTCCACGAGATTCACACGAGGCCCAGGTTCAGTTTGCACTTGAAAGGGGTGTACCTGCTGTTATTGGTGTTCTTGGAACTATAAAAACTCCATATCCATCCAGAGCTTTTGACATGGCTCACTGTTCTCGTTGTCTTATACCTTGGGGGGTAAATG ATGGACTGTATATGAAGGAGGTTGATCGTGTTCTTAGGCCCGGTGGTTACTGGGTTCTTTCGGGGCCTCCTATCAATTGGAAGATAAACTACAAGCCATGGCAACGTACAAAGGAAGACCTCGAGGAAGAACAAAGAAAGATTGAAGAAGTGGCCAAACTTCTCTGCTGGGAAAAGAAGTCTGAGAAAGGTGAAATTGCTATATGGCAGAAGACCATGGATACTGATGCTTGTCGTGCAGAACAAGAAAATGCTGGAGTAACCTTTTGTAAATCTGAAGATGCTGATGACGTCTG GTACAAGAAAATGGAGCCGTGTGTTACTCCATATACCAACGCAAACAGTGATGAGGCATCAAGTGGGGTACTTAAACCGTTCCCAGAGAGGCTTTATGCCGTCCCTCCCAGAATCGCTAGTGGGTCGGTTTCCGGAGTCTCTGTTGAGACGTACTTGGAGGACAACAAGCAATGGAAAAAGCACGTCAGCGCCTATAAAAGGATCAACAAGATTCTTGACTCCGGAAGGTACCGGAACATTATGGATATGAATGCTGGATTGGGAGGTTTTGCTGCTGCACTTCATTCTCCCAAATTTTGGGTAATGAATGTTGTGCCGACGATTGCCAAGAAAAATACTCTGGGAGTCATTTATGAACGGGGATTGATTGGCATTTATCACGACTG gtGTGAAGGCTTTTCTACTTATCCAAGAACATACGATCTTATCCATGCTAATGGTCTTTTCAGCCTGTACAAAGACAA ATGTGACTATGAAGACATTTTGTTAGAAATGGACAGAATCCTCCGACCAGAAGGTGCAGTCATACTCCGTGATGAAGTAGATGTAATAGTTAAGGTGAAGAAGATGATTGCTGGTATGAAATGGGATTTTAAAATGATGGATCATGAGGACGGTCCCCTCGTCCCCGAAAAAATACTGGTTGCAGTTAAGCAATACTGGGTTGGCAACTCCACTTCAACGCAGTAA